One uncultured Fusobacterium sp. genomic window, GCTTAATATGATTCCTGGTTGGGGAATAGAAAAATCTCTTGGACAAATGGGAGATGATACTGTAGAAAATCTTGATGCTATAAGAGATGAAATAAAAAAATATGGACTTTATGCTGAGATTGATACCAATGGAACATCTGAAGCTGATTTAAAAAAAGCTTTAAGAGTTGCTAATCATATTGGAGCAAATGTTATTAGAACTTATATAAGATTTAATAAATTTGATGCTAAAGCTTATAAACAAACTACTGAAGATTTAAAAAATATAGTTCCAGAATTAAAAAAATACAGAATAAAAATAGCACTAGAAAACCATGAATATGAAACTTCTGAAGAACTAGTAAAAATTATAAAAGAAGTTAACTCTGTATGGGTAGGGCTTCATTATGACTTTGGAAACTCAATGATGGTTTGGGAAGATCCAGTAAAAGCTGCTAAAAATATGGCACCTTATACTTATACTACACATTTTAAAGATCATATAATAGTTGAAGAACCAGAAACTGAATATGGTTATTTAGTGTGTGGAGTTCCAGCTGGAACAGGAAATATAGATTTAGAAGAGTGTTTTAAAATAATGGTAGAAAACTCTCCATTAGAAAGAATAAATATGGAAATGTGTTTTCCTTATTGTACTACTTTTAAAAGAGAACCAGGAACTGGTGGAGTTGAAAAAGTTGGAAAGGGAGCATTTAAGGTAGAAAAAGCTCCATATGATAGAAATATAATAAAACCTCTTGATTACTATTTCCCACATAAAGTAGTTTCAGATGAGATAATAGAAAAAATGATGGAAGATCAACTAAAGGGAGCAGAGATAGGATATAAATATCTAAGCTCATTAAGAGATAAATATTGTAGTAAAAAATAATTAAAAAGGGAAGATGATTGAGATAAAACTTAGTCATCTTTTTTTATGGAGGTAATCTTGAAGAAAAAAATATTAGATTATGCTATTATATATATTGGATGTTTTATTCAAGCTTTTTCCATTACATGTATTTTAAAGCCTAATAATCTTATAGTGGGAGGAATAACAGGAATATCTCTAGTTATAGGAAAAATATTAGATTTAAACTATACTTATATTTATTATTTTATTTGCCTAATAATTTTAATTTGTGCTAAAATATTTCTAGGAACAAGAGAAGTCAAAAAAATTATACTACTTTCAATAACTTATCCTCTAATATTAATACTTATGAATAAAATACAATTTAACTTTCTAGCAGATGTACAAGAAAAGATCTTAATTTGTATTTACTATGGAATTTTTATGGGAATTGGAACTGGTTTAGTACTAAAAAAAGGATTTTCTCAAGGAAGTTCTGATACGGTGGCTAAAATTTTACATAAAAAATTATTTCCTTTTATAGAAATAAGTCAAGTTTTATTAGGATTAGATATCACTATTTTACTTATATCTGGAATTATTTTTGGAAAAACTGCCATTCTTTATGCTATTATTATGCAAATGATATATAGTAAAACTATTAGTACGATTTTATTTGGATTAGGATCTTCAATGGTAAAAGTAGTAATTATAAGTAGTGAATTAAAAAAGATTTCTCAATTTATGAGTGATACTATTAATAGAGGATATAGTATAGGACAAGTAATGGGAGGAAAAAATAAAGTCATAAGAGAAAAAATAATAACTATTTGCTCTATGAGAGAAGCTATGTTAATTAAAAATTATATCACTAAAATAGATGAAGATGCTTTTATAAATATAGTTCCAACAATAGCAGCTTGGGGAAAAGAAGATGGACTTCAAAATTTAAAAGAAAAATGATAAAATTAAAGGGAAATAAAAGTTATTACCAAAAGGAGGAAATATGTTAAATATAAAAAAAATCCACCATGTAGCTATTATTGTTTCTGACTATGAAAAATCTAAAAATTTTTATACTAATATTTTAGGATTTGAAATTTTAAAAGAAACATACAGAAAAGAAAGAGATTCTTATAAATTAGATTTAAAAATTAATGGAGTTTATCAAATAGAGTTATTTTCATTCCCTAATCCTCCTAAAAGAGTAAATAATCCTGAAGCTAGAGGTCTTAGACATTTAGCCTTTGAAGTAAATAATATAGAAGATGAAAGAAAAAAATTATTAAGTTACAATATTGAGTGTGAAGAGATTAGAATAGATGAGATAACTGGAAAAAAATTTACATTCTTTAAAGATCCTGACGGTCTTCCTTTAGAATTATATGAATATTAATTATTTTTTTAAAAGGGGCTGTTGCAAATTCTTAAATTGAAATCAAAAATAAAAATATTTAATAATATAAAAGGAAAAAAGTTTACTTCCAATCGCTAGTGCTTACGCAATGCTCATTACAGTAAATTTTTTTCCTTTTCCTTTACTTTTTTATTATCCCAATTTCAATTTAAGAAATTTTCTAGAATAGATAATAAACTTCAAGAATGACGAAGATTGAAGAGAATAAATAGAGCAAGTTAGCGAAATTGAACGCTAAAAAACACAACTGTTTGAGTGAAACGAGTTTTCCAATAGTAGAGAAGTTTTAACGACTACTACTATTGAGACACAGAAATTTATTTTCTGTGTTACATTAAGGAAACACTACTTGCTCTTTATTCTTTGAACGAAAGTCATTCTTGAATTAGTTATAATTACTTTAATTTCTTAAATTGCAACAGCCTCTTTTTTATTTTAAATAAGAGATAGTTGAAAAAATAAAGAGTTTCAAGTATATTAAAAGTAAATAAAGTAATTTCTAATGAGGAGAATTTATGGGTATATTAAAAGAATTAAAATTATTTAAAGAGGGAACATCTAGTGATCTTGCTATAAGAGATTATATTTTAGATAATATGGAAAAGGTAGAAAAACTTTCAGCTAGAGAATTAGGTAAAGTTACCTATACAAGTGCTGCTAGTATCATAAGATTTTGTAATAAATTAGGATACAAAGGATATTCTGACTTTAAAATAAAATTTATAAGTGAATTAAAAGTAATAGATAAAGAGTGTAAACTTGGAGAAATTGAGATAAATGATCGTGAAAATGTTGTAACTATTATGAGAAAAATGACTGAAATAGAAAAAGAATCAGTTGAAGAAACAGCTAAAAATCTTTCTTTTGAAAAATTAAAAAATATAAGAAAAATAATCCATGAAGCTGAAATAGTAGATTTTTATGCTTATGATATAAATGTATATATAGCTCAATATGCTAGTAGTCAACTATTATATGCTGGTAAAAAATCTACTGTTAATACTGCAACAAATATGAGAGCCTTAAATGCTCTTTTAAGTAATAATAAAAATGTAGCTATTGTTATTAGTCAAACAGGTGAGAACTCTAGATTAATGGAGTTGGTCAAAATACTAAAACAAAGAGAAACAAAGGTAATAGTTATAACAACCTCTAAGAAAAGTACATTAGCTGGAATGGCAGATGAATATATCTATGCTGCTACTACTAAGAGTATTGAAGCATTTTTAACACCAACTTTTATATCTTCAGTAAAATATATATTAGATATTATTTGGGGATTAGAATTTAGTTATGATTTAGGTAAAAATATATCTCTAAATAAAATTTATGAAAAAAAGGGAGAATCTCATCTTTGGGGATTAATTAAAGGAATTGAAGAGTTGAAAAAAAATCTTTGAAACATTGTTTCAGAGATTTATAAAGAAAATTTTAAAAGTTTGAAACATTCATTCTTTATTAAGTCTAAATGTTAAAAAATAATCCTAAATATGCTATATTAATATTAAATTTATGAAACTAGCATATGAAGGAGGAAAAAATGGCACAAGTAAAAAATTATCCTAAATTAGCAGCAGATATATTAAAAGAAGTTAATGGAAAGGAAAATATAGTTAATGTTTCACGTTGTGCAACAAGATTACGTTTAGTCTTAAAGGAAACACCAAGTGATTTAAAGGAAAGAATCCAATCTTTAACAGGGGTTATTACTGCTGTTGAAAAAGGTGGACAGTTTCAAATAGTTATTGGAACAAACGTTGGTAAAGTATATGATGAAGTAATTAAATTATTAGGAGATGATATTAGTAGCAATGTAGTAGAGGAAACAAAACAACCTATACTAAATAGAGTAATAGCTACAATGTCAGGAGTTTTTGCTCCA contains:
- a CDS encoding sugar phosphate isomerase/epimerase family protein; translation: MKIGIETESFHLFFQYGKMNILDFIRKAAEIGFEGVELNMIPGWGIEKSLGQMGDDTVENLDAIRDEIKKYGLYAEIDTNGTSEADLKKALRVANHIGANVIRTYIRFNKFDAKAYKQTTEDLKNIVPELKKYRIKIALENHEYETSEELVKIIKEVNSVWVGLHYDFGNSMMVWEDPVKAAKNMAPYTYTTHFKDHIIVEEPETEYGYLVCGVPAGTGNIDLEECFKIMVENSPLERINMEMCFPYCTTFKREPGTGGVEKVGKGAFKVEKAPYDRNIIKPLDYYFPHKVVSDEIIEKMMEDQLKGAEIGYKYLSSLRDKYCSKK
- a CDS encoding YitT family protein — protein: MKKKILDYAIIYIGCFIQAFSITCILKPNNLIVGGITGISLVIGKILDLNYTYIYYFICLIILICAKIFLGTREVKKIILLSITYPLILILMNKIQFNFLADVQEKILICIYYGIFMGIGTGLVLKKGFSQGSSDTVAKILHKKLFPFIEISQVLLGLDITILLISGIIFGKTAILYAIIMQMIYSKTISTILFGLGSSMVKVVIISSELKKISQFMSDTINRGYSIGQVMGGKNKVIREKIITICSMREAMLIKNYITKIDEDAFINIVPTIAAWGKEDGLQNLKEK
- a CDS encoding VOC family protein; protein product: MLNIKKIHHVAIIVSDYEKSKNFYTNILGFEILKETYRKERDSYKLDLKINGVYQIELFSFPNPPKRVNNPEARGLRHLAFEVNNIEDERKKLLSYNIECEEIRIDEITGKKFTFFKDPDGLPLELYEY
- a CDS encoding MurR/RpiR family transcriptional regulator; protein product: MGILKELKLFKEGTSSDLAIRDYILDNMEKVEKLSARELGKVTYTSAASIIRFCNKLGYKGYSDFKIKFISELKVIDKECKLGEIEINDRENVVTIMRKMTEIEKESVEETAKNLSFEKLKNIRKIIHEAEIVDFYAYDINVYIAQYASSQLLYAGKKSTVNTATNMRALNALLSNNKNVAIVISQTGENSRLMELVKILKQRETKVIVITTSKKSTLAGMADEYIYAATTKSIEAFLTPTFISSVKYILDIIWGLEFSYDLGKNISLNKIYEKKGESHLWGLIKGIEELKKNL